In one Diabrotica virgifera virgifera chromosome 7, PGI_DIABVI_V3a genomic region, the following are encoded:
- the LOC114325702 gene encoding endocuticle structural glycoprotein ABD-5-like: MFKVALFVIACLAFAQARPQADSKILRFDNDVRPDGYQFAFETSDGIRREENGVFQPTSDEEGVLTVNGESNYPLGDGLPFYITFVADDKGYRPKYVIGQGAPGNAGPGRVHH, from the exons ATGTTTAAAGTTGCACTCTTTGTGATTGCCTGCTTAGCTTTCGCTCAAGCTAGACCCCAAGCTGACAGCAAAATTTTGAGGTTCGACAACGATGTAAGGCCTGATGGATACCAATTTGC atttgaAACCAGCGACGGAATTCGTAGGGAAGAAAATGGAGTCTTCCAACCAACCTCCGACGAAGAAGGTGTTCTAACTGTTAACGGTGAATCAAATTATCCTCTTGGAGATGGTCTTCCTTTCTACATCACCTTCGTTGCTGACGACAAAGGCTATAGGCCAAAATACGTCATCGGCCAAGGTGCTCCCGGTAATGCCGGTCCAGGAAGAGTCCACCACTAA